From Sporolactobacillus pectinivorans:
ATGATCCGCGTGTTTCGATTCATTATGAGGACGGTCTTAAGTTTGTCCGCACAGAAGAAAATGTATATGATTTAATTATTGTTGATTCAACCGATCCGTTCGGGCCGGGTGAAGGGTTGTTCACAAAAGAGTTCTATGGCAATTGTTTTAAGGCGCTGAAGGAAGATGGCCTGATGGTTAACCAGCAGGAGAGCCCGTTCTATCCGGTTGATGCCGTGGCTATGCAGCGCGCCCACAAGCGGATCGTCGATTCTTTTCCAATCAGTCGTGTCTATCAGTCGCATATTCCGACTTATCCGTCCGGCCATTGGCTGTTCGGGTTCGCTTCAAAAAAGTACCATCCGACAGAGGATTTCGACTCGCATGCCTGGATGCAACTGTGCCTGAAAACGAGATACTATAATCCTAAAATCCACGTCGGCGCATTTGCATTGCCTAACTATGTTAAGGCACTACTTGAAGAAGTGGAACCGGGCTGACCAGTGTGGCTAAAATTCATGTTTGTTGATAAAAGTCCGAATTTCGCTGATAAATATTTGGAAACTGTTGATAAAAAAGTGAAACTTGCTGATAAGCATCGATGCAATTCAGGCCAAAACTGTCCGGATTAATGCCAAATGTAAATCGAAAGTGCTGCACACTTTTAACAACCAGAAACAAAAATTTTACCAATAAAACAACTCAGGGGGGCGTTAGATAATGGGTAAAGCGTTAATTATCGGAGCTGGCGGCGTTGCGAGTGTTGTTGTACATAAATGCTGCCAGAATCCGGATGTTTTTGAAGAAATCTGCATCGCAAGCCGGACGGTTTCAAAGTGTGAGTTGCTGAAGCAGAAACTGGACGGAGGCAGGACAAAAATCCAGACGGCGCAGGTCGATGCCAATAACGTTCCGGAGCTAATAGCACTGATCAAGCAATTCCAGCCCGATATTGTGATTAACGTGGCACTTCCTTATCAGGATCTGACCATTATGGATGCGTGCCTTGCCACTAAAGTGGATTATGTTGATACTGCAAATTACGAGCCAGAGGACACGGCGAAATTTGAATATAAATGGCAGTGGGCATACCGCGACCGATTCAAAGACGCCGGAATCACCGCCCTGCTTGGCAGTGGTTTTGATCCTGGCGTCACCGGTGTTTTCTCCGCTTATGCTCAGAAACACTACTTTGATAAAATCAGCCAGATCGACATTCTCGATGCTAATGCCGGTGATCACGGTTATCCGTTCGCAACGAACTTCAATCCGGAGATCAATATTCGCGAAGTTACGGCAAAAGGCAGTTACTACAATAATGGAAAATTTGTCGAAACCGATCCGATGTCGATCAAGCAAGTCTATAATTTTCCGCAGATCGGGCCGAAAGACATTTATCTCCTGCATCATGAAGAAATGGAGTCACTGGCACTCAATATCAAGGGCATCAAAAAAATCAGATTCTGGATGACTTTTTCTCAGAAATATCTCACGCATCTTGAAGTCCTGCAAAATGTCGGCATGACATCGATTGAACCAATTGACTTTGAAGGAAAGAAAATCGTTCCGTTGCAATTTCTTAAAGCAGTCCTGCCGGATCCGGCATCGCTTGGGCCGAGGACTAAAGGTAAAACAAACATCGGCTGCATCTTCCAGGGCGAAAAAGACGGAAACCCGGTTACCTATTATGTTTACAATGTCTGTGACCATCAGGAATGCTACAAGGAAGTCGGATCGCAGGCGGTATCTTACACAACCGGTGTGCCGGCGATGATTGGTGCTTCAATGGTGCTGACCGGAAAATGGAAAAAACCGGGCGTTTATAATATCGAAGAATTTGATCCGGATCCCTTTATGGAGGCACTGAATCAATTCGGTTTGCCTTGGCACGAAAGCTTTGCGCCTGAACTGGTTAAGTGAGGGGACGGCCGATGAACTTGGATTTTAATCAGGTGCCCTCTCCCGGTTACGTGGTCGATGAGCGCCTGCTGACAAAGAATCTCGAAATCCTGAAATCGATTCAGGACCGGACCGGCTGCAAAATTCTGCTCGCTCAAAAAGCTTTTTCCATGTTCGCCCTTTACCCTTTGATCGGGAACTATCTGAGCGGGGTGGCATCAAGTTCACTCTTCGAAGCCCGGCTCGGCCATGAAGAAATGGGCAAAGAAGTGCATGTCTATTCACCGGCGTACAGTGACGGCGATTTTGAAAACATATTGAACTATGCGGACCATATCGTTTTCAACTCATTCAGTCAGTGGAAGCATTTTAAAGATCGCGTACAGCGATCACCCAAAAAGATCGAGTGCGGCATCCGCGTAAATCCGGAATATTCGGAAGTGGAAACCGGGCTGTACGATCCGTGCGCACCCTATTCCAGAATGGGTGTCACAAAAGCCAACTTTCACCCGGAATGGCTGGATGGGATTGATGGCCTGCATTTTCATACGTTGTGCGAACAGAATTCAGATGCTCTGGAACATACATTACAAATTATCGATAAAAAATTTGGTAAATATCTGAAAGAAATGAAATGGCTCAATTTTGGCGGCGGGCATCATATCACACGGCCGGATTATGACCTTGAGCGGCTGATCCGCTGCATCCGATTGATGCAGGAAAAGTACGGGCTTGAAGTTTATCTTGAACCTGGTGAAGCCGTGGCGCTTAATACAGGTTATCTCGTCAGTACGGTGCTGGATATCACTCATAATGGGATGGACATTGCCATTCTGGACACATCGGCAACTTGCCACATGCCGGATGTACTGGAAATGCCGTATCGTCCCGAAATGATCGGTGCGGGAAAGCCGGGCGAACTCGACCATACTTATCGGCTCGGCGGGCCGACCTGCCTCGCAGGCGATATCATTGGTGACTACTCCTTTAACGAACCACTGCATGTCGGCGACAGGCTCATTTTCCGGGACATGGCGATTTATTCGATGGTCAAGAATAATACGTTCAATGGCATCGCACTGCCTTGCATTGCCACGTTTAATGAAACGGACGGATTGCGCGTTGTCAAACGGTTTGGCTATGATCAGTTTAAAAACCGCCTGTCATGAAAGTATT
This genomic window contains:
- the nspC gene encoding carboxynorspermidine decarboxylase codes for the protein MNLDFNQVPSPGYVVDERLLTKNLEILKSIQDRTGCKILLAQKAFSMFALYPLIGNYLSGVASSSLFEARLGHEEMGKEVHVYSPAYSDGDFENILNYADHIVFNSFSQWKHFKDRVQRSPKKIECGIRVNPEYSEVETGLYDPCAPYSRMGVTKANFHPEWLDGIDGLHFHTLCEQNSDALEHTLQIIDKKFGKYLKEMKWLNFGGGHHITRPDYDLERLIRCIRLMQEKYGLEVYLEPGEAVALNTGYLVSTVLDITHNGMDIAILDTSATCHMPDVLEMPYRPEMIGAGKPGELDHTYRLGGPTCLAGDIIGDYSFNEPLHVGDRLIFRDMAIYSMVKNNTFNGIALPCIATFNETDGLRVVKRFGYDQFKNRLS
- a CDS encoding saccharopine dehydrogenase family protein, whose protein sequence is MGKALIIGAGGVASVVVHKCCQNPDVFEEICIASRTVSKCELLKQKLDGGRTKIQTAQVDANNVPELIALIKQFQPDIVINVALPYQDLTIMDACLATKVDYVDTANYEPEDTAKFEYKWQWAYRDRFKDAGITALLGSGFDPGVTGVFSAYAQKHYFDKISQIDILDANAGDHGYPFATNFNPEINIREVTAKGSYYNNGKFVETDPMSIKQVYNFPQIGPKDIYLLHHEEMESLALNIKGIKKIRFWMTFSQKYLTHLEVLQNVGMTSIEPIDFEGKKIVPLQFLKAVLPDPASLGPRTKGKTNIGCIFQGEKDGNPVTYYVYNVCDHQECYKEVGSQAVSYTTGVPAMIGASMVLTGKWKKPGVYNIEEFDPDPFMEALNQFGLPWHESFAPELVK
- the speE gene encoding polyamine aminopropyltransferase, which translates into the protein MELWFTEKHTEHVKFSIQVDKQLYSGQSEFQRIDIFDSPEFGRFLTLDGYMMLTEKDEFIYHEMIVHVPMAVHPSAKKVLVIGGGDGGAVRELTRYPGIEQIDLVEIDRQVVEVCKKYLPQTAGRLNDPRVSIHYEDGLKFVRTEENVYDLIIVDSTDPFGPGEGLFTKEFYGNCFKALKEDGLMVNQQESPFYPVDAVAMQRAHKRIVDSFPISRVYQSHIPTYPSGHWLFGFASKKYHPTEDFDSHAWMQLCLKTRYYNPKIHVGAFALPNYVKALLEEVEPG